The DNA sequence TTAATATTGTACTACCACCCGTGAAGGATATTGCCAATATAAATCTGATCCACAGTTTTGCAAGAATTGCCCGATGCTCTCACAATGTACTCAAAGTCGAGCATACAAAAATTATTCATCGGCATATCTGGCATGATTTTCTGGACGAGGTAGAGCATTTGAGGCATACCAATGAAAATAAAGAAATATACGCAATGCGTAAAGAAACAATTGAACGTGTATTTGCTGATTTAAAGGAAAAACATGGCATGCGTTGGAACCTAGGGGGTTAGAAGTAAAACATGATACAGACGATGCTTGTTTTTGTTCCCATGAATTTAACAAAGCTGGCCGCGTGGAAGTGGAGAACCAACTGTTCTCCTTATTTTTTTGCCTTTAAGTACAGAAACCTCTCCTAAACCTTTCGGTTCAGAAGAGGTTTTTTGCAGTCTGAAGTGATAAATCTTAAATGCTTTATC is a window from the Caldalkalibacillus uzonensis genome containing:
- a CDS encoding transposase produces the protein MCPSGQTLNIVLPPVKDIANINLIHSFARIARCSHNVLKVEHTKIIHRHIWHDFLDEVEHLRHTNENKEIYAMRKETIERVFADLKEKHGMRWNLGG